TAGACTCTAATTTGATATTTTTTCATTAATTCACCAAACAGGTCTGTTGTCTGCTTATTGAATTCTTCAAAGGATTTACCTTCTTCTGTTGCTCTCAAATAATCGTACAGCTTAAGATTGTCAACGTTTTCAGATTGGATGCCTGGTAAAAAGAAAAATGGTTCATTAGCCTTTAGTTTTCTGAAATATGCAGAAATCTTATTTAATTGTGGAAGGTCTTTTTTATACTTATCTGTAAACAATTCCATTTTTTGTCTAACTTCCTGTGAGTTTTTTTGCAGAGATTCTATAACAAATTTTTCATTTGCATCAACCCTTGTGAAAATCATTAATATATCTTCAACAAATTGTTCCACTATTTCTTTTGCTTCTGACTTTATTTCAAAAGCAAAAGTGTCCGACAGTGCTATAAACTTTATTTTGTACTTATACATAATTTTATTGACTTAATCTACGATCTAACAGGGTTGCAGCTAACGTTTTGGCGCTTGGCGCAGTGGCGGACTTAGAAGCACGAACCTGTCAACCTGCATAAATGCCCAATAGAAGCACCGCACTTGACTTAACCACTTCACCCGCCATTGAGCCAAACGCCTGTTACCGCCGTTTTTCTAATATTTTGTAATCTTACACTTCCCACTTTCAATGTCTGCTGAAATTTTTTTGTATTTAATATTGTCAAGCCGTTTACCATCTTGATAGACTACATTAACCTTGTCGTTACGCCCTAGTTTAATCGATTTATTGTTTCTAGTTTCCCCCTTAGTCAAATGATTTGTCGGTGTAAAATCGAATGTGATATTTTTAGGAGTATTGGGTTGATCATATCGAACTTGTTTCCCTTCTCCTGTTTGAAGTTGTCGAAACAGCTTGAATATTTCATCTGCCTTTTCATTGTATAAAATTTTCCCATTTTCAAAGTCAAATGCAGTTGTCCCAAATGAACCTATAAGTTGGTCGGTTGTAACTTCATCAGAGGTTGGGTCTAAATTCTCGTATTCGTCAAGAATAAACCGTGTTTCTACTCCAATTAAATTATATCGTTCCAAAATCAAATCATTACGAATTGCGAAGTTCTCTCCAAACTTCTTCTTCTGAACGCTTGGATAAATTATCGCTTCAATATTCTTGTCAGATACTACGGGGTGAAAGAGTTGTTCTGATGCAAGTAAGGAGCTAAACAAATAGTCAGCTAGTCTTTCTCTTGAAACTTCTAAACTAAAGGCGGCTATCAAAAATTCTTCAAGTAAATGTCCAATTCCAACAAGAGGATGATTTGTGTTTTTTAGTTCTCTTTTTTCTCTGCGGACTATGTTACAGTTGACTTTTGTATTGGGTTTTAATTCAAAGTGGGAAAGGGTAATAACATCACCGTTTTTAGGTTTGGTCTCCCAATATGCCCCCCCTTCAGATGTCGCACAGTATAAAACCTGTTGTCCGGGTATGTTACACCGACCGTAGTTAGTGTCTTTTATTGGTGGAGCAAGTAATTCAGATATCTCTGTCAGAAAACTTAATTCTTTTCCTTTAGAAGCAAGTATGCGATTATTTACTGAAATCCGAACCAATCTTGAAGGTGGATTGTCTGTATAGCCAACTGCTTTTAGATTGAAAAATGTTTTTATGTTCTGTGAAAGATTTTCAAGCTCGTCAGAAGTTAAGTCGTGTGTCTTATTGAAAAGTGTTCTGTAATAGTCAAGTTTCTCCTTGACTTTGTCGGCAGGATTAAGATTGAGCTTCTCAGTATTGAACTTATTATTTGCAACTTTTTCAATCATTCAATGTCGGTTGTTGTAGTCCCAAAATGGCAGGTAACTAGTTTATAGATGAAGGTTTGTTTCGTATATCACCGCTTAGATAGCTATATGCATGTTTTTCATTTTCTATGCTCGCATTATCTTTATGTATCTAATTCATCTAACGCAATAAAGTAAAAAACAAATCTTGGTTAATCCTAATATTGAATGAAAAACAGGTAATTATACCTATGGTGGGTTATTGGGAAACTGGCCATTTATTCTTAAATCCTTTCTGCTCTATAATTAATTGTTTTCTCTGTAGAAGTTTGATAGTTACCGAAAAGTAAAAGGGAACACAATTTTTATCAATGCGAGAAGATAGGTCAGGAATTCAAGAGGGGAAGCGGATATGCTTATTAATTGTCCACCAAGTAGATTATTATGCTACAAGTTTTTCTATCAACGTCCTAAAATATTTCGCAATTTCTCTTCTTTGCTCATAGACATTGCTTGAGGAAGCTCATGCATAAAAATATTTTCAGTCCTCTCGACTTCGATAGGATTTACTGAGTGTCCGGCTTCGGCAGCCATGCTTAATTGATATTTATATTCGGAAGATTTTAGTGGTGAATTTTTTCCTCCGAAATGCAGTATCATTCTCATCTCACCCATTATTTCAGCAGCAGGAATGACAATTATAAGAGATGTCTTGAGTGGAGCACCATGATGAAGAACATCTATCAAATCATCGCCAATAACTTGTGCTCCGTTCAGCCAATATTCATAAGTTGATGCAGGATTATCATAACCTTGGAAGACTCCTTTTGTTGTTGTTAGCCTAAAAGAAAGATTTGTTTCATTTTGAAGCGGTGACCAATTGAGTATCAATACCTCGAGGTGCAAATTATATGACAATAAATGACCTTGAATCGTAATATTATTGATTTTTACATACCCTTCTATATCCGGAAATTTTATTTGACGGAACATTGCTTCAACGTAGTAATGTGG
This DNA window, taken from Bacteroidota bacterium, encodes the following:
- a CDS encoding RES domain-containing protein; the protein is MIEKVANNKFNTEKLNLNPADKVKEKLDYYRTLFNKTHDLTSDELENLSQNIKTFFNLKAVGYTDNPPSRLVRISVNNRILASKGKELSFLTEISELLAPPIKDTNYGRCNIPGQQVLYCATSEGGAYWETKPKNGDVITLSHFELKPNTKVNCNIVRREKRELKNTNHPLVGIGHLLEEFLIAAFSLEVSRERLADYLFSSLLASEQLFHPVVSDKNIEAIIYPSVQKKKFGENFAIRNDLILERYNLIGVETRFILDEYENLDPTSDEVTTDQLIGSFGTTAFDFENGKILYNEKADEIFKLFRQLQTGEGKQVRYDQPNTPKNITFDFTPTNHLTKGETRNNKSIKLGRNDKVNVVYQDGKRLDNIKYKKISADIESGKCKITKY
- a CDS encoding ATP-binding protein; translated protein: MNYSQNYFGKPLNDLTWNDIEGYFAEAKEETDSIEYKSFVEHGSMDSKYEGIYKAACAFLNSNGGIIIWGTPVGRRIGDKKEKSFQGALSPINIVLEKDRVISKASGNIIPMPEGINVKIIENDTDCICVFEIQKSPFSPHQTNHIYYMRLDGQSVPAPHYYVEAMFRQIKFPDIEGYVKINNITIQGHLLSYNLHLEVLILNWSPLQNETNLSFRLTTTKGVFQGYDNPASTYEYWLNGAQVIGDDLIDVLHHGAPLKTSLIIVIPAAEIMGEMRMILHFGGKNSPLKSSEYKYQLSMAAEAGHSVNPIEVERTENIFMHELPQAMSMSKEEKLRNILGR